Sequence from the Symbiopectobacterium purcellii genome:
ACGATGAGGTTAATTGCCATTTATGCCGCCTGTTTCAGTTCAGATTTGCGAATGTCGTATACGTCTTTTGCGGCGGCCTGATGAGGCGTTCCGCGTAAAGGCCGCCACACCTCTTCAAAGGCTGCCTGAAGCTCTGCCAGAGATAGGCAGTCAACAGCCTGCGCTGTGAAGTTCTTCAGAATTTCATCAGGCCTAAGTGGAGCTACATAGTGGCACTCAGCGTCAGGATCGATAGTGGTCTCTTCCGTTGGAATGCAGAACGCCTGAAACGCGGCGTATTTGTAGGCTATTGACATGGCTTTGTTAGTGGCTTTGTCGCTGGTATCCATTGCCTCACCATAGGTAACCACAGTGTGAATGCTGCCGTCTTCGGTGCTGACAAAATCAAACTCAGCGCGAACAGTGATGTAAAACAATGCACCGCCGTTTTTACTGGTTCGCTCACATGAAGTGCGTTCTGTGCAGCGCGGCAGGATAAGCAATTTATTCCTTACCAGGGCCGGAGCCAGTGCGTTATACACATCATCAATCCCCCGAAATGCGTATGTCACCTGGCTTCCCTGTTTTTTTTCTTTGCTAATGCCTCGTTCAGCTAATTCAGCAGCGACCGCGCTGATGGCGGCATAGACCTTTTTTGTCTCCATTTATCACCTCGGAATGACATGTTTTCATCGAGTAAATAGCGTTTATTAAGGCGCTCTAACAGGGCTAATTTCAGCGCTTTCTTTTTTTCTTCCCGGTTGCCTGCATTGCGCCAGTAGAGTGCCTCTGTGAGATAATTCAACCTGGCTAACCGGCTTAACTCTGGCGTTTTCTGAATGCCGTGATGAATCACTTTCTGGCTCTCCGTAATAGCCTTATCGCCGAGTGCCATTTTTCTTTATTTCTGTAAAGAACGGCTTCCCTGCATAGCTCTTGGGCTTTTATAAAATACGGATTAGATTTCACGGCTCACCTCGCTGGTTTAACGTGTCTTTAAGCCATTTAGCAGCGGCTTTAATGATGTTAATAATTCGGTCTAACTGTGTTTCCGAGCGGCCAGCAATAGGCCACCCTGCAAAGGCATATTGCATGGCGTTCTCCGTTTAACTATTTGGATTGATGTATAATTTTTCCGACGAATATCGGCGCGGGTATAAAGAGGCAGTTCAGTGTTATCTATTATCAGTGTGATGTTGATTGCGGCGATAAGCGGATGATGGGAATGCTGAAAGTGTTTCAGTCATAGATACCCGTTAATTTTTTCACCTGCTTTTTGAGCCACT
This genomic interval carries:
- a CDS encoding protease FtsH-inhibitory lysogeny factor CIII — translated: MQYAFAGWPIAGRSETQLDRIINIIKAAAKWLKDTLNQRGEP
- a CDS encoding ERF family protein; translated protein: METKKVYAAISAVAAELAERGISKEKKQGSQVTYAFRGIDDVYNALAPALVRNKLLILPRCTERTSCERTSKNGGALFYITVRAEFDFVSTEDGSIHTVVTYGEAMDTSDKATNKAMSIAYKYAAFQAFCIPTEETTIDPDAECHYVAPLRPDEILKNFTAQAVDCLSLAELQAAFEEVWRPLRGTPHQAAAKDVYDIRKSELKQAA